A DNA window from Paenibacillus andongensis contains the following coding sequences:
- a CDS encoding transglycosylase domain-containing protein, which translates to MFKSFWKKKRFWQICSGIMLTGCVIVFVACYSYIRGLDVSKLNQPLPEATLVLDKNGKPASQLSASKIEPVQFSQLPKVLTDAVVAVEDKRFYEHTGIDMRSIFRAVGRDVLRGSYSEGASTITQQLARNLFLNADKTLGRKFREAAYAIKIDTTYSKNEILELYLNSIYFGEGSWGVQGAARTYFNKNVKDLTLPEAAVLAALPKAPSRYSPFQDEGQALERRNTVLVLMRNEGKITAQDYEKAKSSPLGVVKSDKGNELKGRYPAYVDAVINEAVHEYGFTEEQLLTGGLRITTELDPSVQNAVTDVFKDDSLFPESKQDQLIQSGAAIVDQRTGGIRALAGGRGEGVFRGFSRATQLKRQPGSSFKPIVVYGPALEKGYKPSSPLYDGPLNIEGYQPQDWDHQTRGQVSMQEAVVSSWNVPAVWLLHEIGIDRGLQFAKSLGITLPAQDRQLGIALGGLSEGVSPLQMAQAFSAFAAKGVLHPAHTITKIETSSGHLLVGASTKGTPVMQPETAYAMTTMLQVAVAQGTGKNAAMNRPVAGKSGTTQLPQTKEFEGLGSGSAKDAWFVGYTPELTAAVWVGYDRTDKEHYLTTSGGAVPAVLFREMMSRALAQAPIVPFDMPIVGAGSQTVSDSNAFEESSENNKEDKKEHGHGKGKKR; encoded by the coding sequence ATGTTCAAATCATTTTGGAAGAAAAAAAGGTTTTGGCAAATTTGCAGCGGTATTATGCTGACTGGATGTGTGATCGTATTCGTAGCTTGCTATTCCTACATTCGTGGACTTGATGTATCGAAGTTAAATCAGCCGCTGCCAGAGGCAACGCTTGTGCTGGATAAGAACGGTAAGCCGGCTTCGCAGTTGTCAGCGTCAAAAATTGAGCCTGTCCAGTTTTCACAATTGCCAAAGGTGTTAACGGATGCGGTTGTGGCTGTGGAAGATAAAAGATTCTATGAGCACACGGGTATTGATATGAGATCTATATTCCGTGCAGTGGGTCGCGACGTGCTGCGAGGCAGCTACTCGGAGGGAGCCAGTACGATCACACAGCAGCTGGCTCGAAATCTGTTCCTCAATGCGGATAAAACACTGGGCCGAAAGTTCAGAGAAGCCGCCTATGCGATTAAAATAGATACAACCTACAGTAAAAATGAAATTCTGGAGTTGTACTTAAACAGCATTTATTTCGGGGAAGGGAGCTGGGGGGTACAGGGAGCGGCTAGAACGTATTTTAATAAAAATGTGAAGGATCTAACCTTGCCAGAAGCAGCCGTTCTTGCTGCTCTTCCTAAGGCTCCTAGCCGATACTCACCTTTTCAGGATGAAGGTCAGGCACTCGAGCGAAGGAATACTGTGCTGGTATTGATGCGTAATGAAGGTAAAATTACCGCGCAGGACTACGAGAAAGCCAAATCTTCACCACTAGGTGTCGTTAAGTCCGATAAAGGCAACGAGCTGAAGGGACGCTATCCGGCTTATGTTGACGCGGTTATTAATGAAGCTGTTCATGAGTATGGTTTTACAGAAGAACAGCTGCTGACGGGTGGCTTGCGCATCACGACCGAGCTAGATCCCTCGGTGCAGAATGCAGTTACGGATGTTTTTAAAGACGATAGTCTATTTCCGGAAAGCAAGCAAGATCAGCTCATTCAAAGCGGTGCTGCCATCGTAGATCAGCGAACCGGCGGGATTCGTGCCTTAGCTGGCGGACGAGGAGAAGGAGTCTTCCGTGGGTTCAGTCGTGCAACGCAGTTGAAGAGACAGCCAGGATCATCTTTTAAGCCGATTGTTGTCTATGGACCCGCGTTGGAGAAAGGCTATAAGCCATCTTCCCCATTATATGACGGTCCATTAAATATCGAAGGTTACCAGCCACAAGATTGGGATCACCAAACGAGAGGGCAGGTGTCGATGCAGGAGGCGGTTGTTTCTTCTTGGAACGTGCCAGCCGTGTGGCTGCTTCACGAGATAGGGATTGATCGTGGACTCCAATTTGCCAAATCCCTGGGCATTACTTTACCGGCACAGGATCGACAGCTTGGCATCGCACTTGGCGGACTCTCAGAAGGGGTGTCCCCGCTGCAAATGGCGCAAGCATTCAGCGCCTTCGCCGCCAAGGGGGTTCTGCATCCAGCGCATACGATCACGAAGATCGAGACGAGCAGCGGCCATTTGCTCGTTGGGGCAAGCACGAAGGGGACTCCCGTGATGCAGCCGGAAACAGCTTATGCGATGACGACAATGCTGCAAGTGGCTGTTGCGCAGGGAACAGGCAAGAACGCTGCTATGAACCGCCCCGTTGCTGGTAAATCTGGCACTACTCAGCTGCCGCAGACGAAGGAATTCGAAGGCTTAGGCAGCGGAAGCGCTAAAGATGCATGGTTCGTTGGTTACACACCAGAGCTAACGGCTGCTGTGTGGGTCGGTTATGACCGTACGGATAAGGAGCATTACTTAACAACATCCGGCGGTGCTGTTCCTGCAGTGTTATTTCGCGAGATGATGAGTAGGGCCTTGGCCCAAGCACCGATTGTTCCCTTTGATATGCCGATTGTGGGGGCAGGGAGCCAGACGGTTAGTGATTCGAACGCATTTGAAGAGTCAAGCGAGAACAATAAGGAAGACAAAAAAGAACATGGACATGGTAAGGGAAAGAAAAGATGA
- a CDS encoding thiamine pyrophosphate-binding protein, giving the protein MRAIEVGLRFLVQQGVRYVFGIPAGSINAIYDALLDIPELTPIVAKHENSSGYMAGAYTRITGIPSICVASSGPGATNLVTPAANAWKQKLPVIFITGSVPSGKMGKGGAQELYAEPIFASITKMSRTVIDPNQLPEILAEAYHTAISGVPGPVHLAIPIDIQMTDIGERELPVLPPVQPPTMDMAAAQAAVERIKAAGLRGAILLGNGAKASSESIVQLAETLEWKVATTPRGKGAFPENHPLSLGIYGLSANIRASEYLNGNDHEVLLIIGSSLGELATSNWEPRLVAGRELIHIDYDQSELGKCYETQYPVHGEIKLVIAELLEQLSADGQDRSYASEAFQGLGEAAAASEQGEEKWNTLSAIRRLSATAPKNARFFLDIGEFMTYSIQNLLIESGQEFDIDINFGGMGSGIGGSLGAQLAEPTRPTICITGDGCFFMHGLEVLTAKEYNLPILFVVINNARLGMVYHGHMLQYKRCLEDFSQERVSIAGVAQSLGLRHAEVRSLDQLKSEHVQEWLSHGGPVVVEVIVDGNEIPPMGERVKFLQGATY; this is encoded by the coding sequence ATGCGGGCGATTGAAGTAGGATTGAGATTCCTAGTACAACAAGGTGTACGATATGTTTTCGGTATTCCGGCAGGCTCAATCAATGCGATTTATGACGCCCTCTTAGACATCCCAGAACTTACACCGATCGTAGCGAAGCATGAGAACAGCTCCGGTTACATGGCAGGCGCATATACGAGAATTACCGGTATTCCATCCATTTGTGTGGCATCCAGCGGACCAGGAGCGACGAACCTCGTGACGCCGGCTGCGAATGCTTGGAAGCAGAAGCTTCCTGTTATATTCATCACAGGCTCTGTGCCGTCGGGGAAAATGGGCAAGGGGGGCGCGCAAGAGCTGTATGCTGAGCCTATCTTTGCATCGATTACGAAGATGAGCCGAACGGTTATAGACCCCAATCAACTGCCAGAGATTCTGGCAGAAGCCTATCACACCGCGATTAGCGGCGTGCCGGGACCTGTGCATTTGGCGATTCCTATTGATATTCAAATGACGGATATTGGCGAAAGAGAGCTTCCGGTGTTGCCTCCAGTTCAGCCGCCAACGATGGATATGGCAGCAGCGCAGGCGGCTGTTGAGCGAATCAAAGCAGCTGGTCTACGTGGAGCGATTCTGCTGGGGAATGGCGCTAAAGCATCGTCTGAAAGCATCGTACAGTTGGCTGAAACGCTTGAGTGGAAAGTGGCAACAACGCCTCGTGGTAAAGGAGCCTTTCCGGAAAATCATCCGCTTTCCTTAGGGATATATGGCTTATCAGCGAATATTAGAGCGAGCGAGTACTTGAACGGTAACGATCATGAGGTACTGCTAATCATCGGTTCAAGCTTAGGCGAGCTTGCAACAAGCAACTGGGAACCGCGATTGGTTGCGGGTAGAGAGCTCATTCACATCGATTATGATCAAAGTGAATTAGGTAAGTGCTACGAAACCCAATATCCTGTACATGGTGAAATCAAGCTTGTCATTGCGGAATTATTGGAGCAGCTTTCGGCTGATGGACAAGATAGATCGTATGCAAGCGAGGCATTCCAAGGGCTAGGAGAAGCAGCGGCAGCTTCCGAACAAGGCGAAGAGAAATGGAATACATTGTCGGCGATCCGTCGTCTCAGTGCAACAGCACCGAAGAATGCTCGATTCTTCCTAGATATCGGTGAATTCATGACTTATTCGATCCAAAACTTATTAATCGAAAGCGGACAAGAATTCGATATTGATATCAATTTCGGAGGTATGGGCTCTGGAATCGGAGGCTCGTTAGGAGCGCAATTAGCGGAACCGACTCGACCAACAATTTGTATTACAGGCGACGGCTGTTTCTTCATGCATGGTCTCGAAGTGCTAACCGCTAAGGAATACAATCTTCCTATCCTATTTGTAGTCATTAACAATGCCCGTCTCGGGATGGTTTATCATGGACATATGCTGCAATACAAAAGGTGCCTAGAAGACTTCTCACAAGAGAGAGTTAGTATTGCAGGTGTTGCCCAATCGCTTGGCTTACGTCATGCCGAAGTTAGATCTCTGGATCAACTAAAGAGTGAGCATGTGCAAGAGTGGCTTTCTCATGGAGGTCCTGTGGTTGTTGAAGTTATTGTGGATGGCAACGAAATTCCGCCAATGGGTGAACGCGTTAAGTTCTTGCAAGGGGCAACGTATTAA
- a CDS encoding GAF domain-containing sensor histidine kinase produces the protein MELKSFQKLFQMTKVINSQFEMSEILQVFVDAIAGEITQADLVGFFLKQPDGTFQGYKGNKLPVDITELLIDPREDEFVRDILRNQASDYISDTSIDLRLDQSKRQLLKIKSILGIPVIVDNDVFGLVFVHDFGKPMNITQEQMEVTEAFVNMASVAIRNIRMFEQRQLLMEKQQLLLDATKALSESLSVKDVLNTFFHYMRKASGSKDIGIHLYNEKEHTIEPYQLSSENVTVDEWKVKHREVKLTIENDRLLYEVITQKKSAAIEDVYADPRPNHKAFVSFDIRSIMVFPLVAKGSVYGVVAIPSIGKPRKYEASILEFCQSISDATATALSNAQHTETLDHSVNERSIELQHANFKLEGLVRELEHLNELKSDFIATLSHELRTPITAVKGSVDILSKGILGGLNDSQKDLLDIASKSIERLLDQVNELLDFAKMENGKFELVYTEADFKEIIKESVHIVQSLINKKKLILVVESDAETDTVVSVDKQRILQILLNLLSNAIKFTPPMGVITIKTIFEETVLTVEVHDSGIGIPYEKQKNIFTKFYQANNQINGTGLGLAISKQLIELHGGRIWFESTEGQGSVFKFTLPKGRE, from the coding sequence ATGGAATTGAAAAGTTTTCAAAAGTTATTTCAAATGACGAAGGTTATTAATTCTCAGTTTGAAATGTCAGAAATCCTGCAAGTCTTCGTTGACGCGATAGCTGGAGAGATTACGCAAGCAGATCTTGTTGGTTTTTTCTTGAAACAGCCGGATGGTACTTTTCAAGGATACAAAGGCAATAAACTGCCTGTAGATATAACGGAGCTGCTCATTGATCCTAGAGAAGATGAGTTTGTTAGGGATATTCTACGCAACCAAGCTAGCGACTATATTTCTGATACGAGTATCGATCTAAGATTGGATCAATCTAAGAGACAATTGTTAAAAATCAAATCGATCCTCGGGATTCCCGTTATTGTAGATAATGACGTGTTTGGACTTGTGTTCGTACACGATTTCGGTAAACCGATGAATATCACTCAGGAGCAAATGGAAGTTACAGAAGCTTTCGTCAACATGGCCAGTGTGGCGATTCGCAACATCCGTATGTTCGAACAACGGCAGCTTCTGATGGAGAAGCAGCAGCTTCTTCTTGACGCGACGAAAGCTTTGTCGGAATCATTGTCTGTCAAAGATGTTCTGAATACTTTTTTCCATTACATGCGCAAAGCCAGTGGGTCCAAGGATATTGGAATTCATCTATATAATGAAAAAGAGCACACGATTGAACCCTACCAATTGTCTTCTGAGAATGTAACGGTTGACGAATGGAAGGTTAAGCATAGAGAAGTCAAGTTAACGATTGAAAATGACCGCCTTCTTTATGAAGTCATTACTCAGAAGAAATCAGCGGCTATCGAGGATGTGTACGCGGATCCGCGGCCTAATCATAAAGCGTTCGTCTCATTTGATATTCGGAGTATAATGGTGTTTCCGCTCGTAGCCAAAGGCTCCGTTTATGGTGTTGTGGCAATTCCCTCAATCGGGAAGCCGAGGAAGTATGAGGCGAGCATCTTGGAATTCTGCCAATCGATTTCTGATGCTACAGCTACCGCGCTTTCGAATGCCCAGCATACGGAGACATTGGATCACTCTGTCAATGAACGCTCGATAGAGCTGCAGCATGCTAACTTCAAGCTAGAGGGTCTAGTACGAGAGCTGGAGCATCTGAATGAGTTGAAGAGCGATTTCATCGCGACACTTTCGCATGAGCTGCGTACGCCGATTACAGCGGTTAAAGGATCTGTAGATATCCTTAGCAAAGGGATTCTCGGTGGTCTCAATGATTCGCAAAAGGATTTACTGGATATTGCGTCCAAGTCGATCGAGCGTTTGCTGGATCAAGTGAATGAATTGCTGGATTTCGCTAAAATGGAAAACGGTAAATTTGAATTGGTGTATACCGAAGCTGATTTCAAAGAAATCATCAAGGAATCCGTTCATATTGTGCAATCTTTGATCAATAAGAAGAAATTAATTCTGGTTGTTGAATCAGATGCTGAAACGGATACGGTCGTAAGCGTCGATAAGCAGCGCATTTTGCAGATTCTATTGAATTTACTTTCCAATGCGATTAAATTTACACCGCCTATGGGTGTGATTACGATCAAAACGATTTTTGAAGAAACGGTTCTTACGGTTGAAGTACATGATAGTGGCATTGGAATCCCTTATGAGAAGCAGAAGAATATTTTCACGAAATTCTATCAAGCCAATAATCAAATTAATGGGACAGGCTTAGGTCTTGCGATTTCAAAACAACTTATCGAACTGCATGGCGGTCGGATTTGGTTTGAGAGCACGGAAGGTCAAGGTTCGGTATTCAAATTTACTTTACCTAAAGGAAGGGAGTAA
- a CDS encoding carboxypeptidase-like regulatory domain-containing protein, translated as MKISHSKWIAALIVTIGLLLGLPNIDKVSATVLPGGAGVSAASIEVTVKNPESKPVSSAKVVVTSPNLPFPLRIQLDGNGYGKLENLPVANYNIYISAPGYFNDTYIGGQVSGNYQHEVTLEHRSGQVEIMNFYIYDPFEYSSLDQIKGTVYWSTYGTIPQDSKININFFDNNNTVVGNVYSGINPNANIYTVPVGISIPAGATRIGLELQSESSVLAQVTRPIWKSSLYSPGQVLFKDTNPAGGVIDGVLNWTGSVNESQVTGYRVFYRTKNALNIEHHLGVVEKRADKIYQFTLPTLPTDVAEIGVVVNNSNGEEPGSWPILSMYDNRLSDPLTSVPITSNLPVPRIVEGQLNYPKAGKIAGWLRWEVTSDRNMLLQLAGQTIYFTDAHGTKLQLIGSAFEPRINDNTMNYNSLNINELISIPNGATQIAIYSVLENGKENDIPAYYPLPPTIQFIDWDEHYRSIRGHITWSQDNDESNIKAYYAYFTGYNVIPVEIGHVPIGAPWRLSIPSSITIPQGTNLISIYTMDYNNHLSPYGSPVYIYDNTTSYQVQNALKQKYFTGTTAIDIEQILLTLNNPSNPFSQISKEDTKLLLSLIKPIMSAN; from the coding sequence ATGAAAATAAGTCATTCAAAATGGATAGCAGCTTTAATTGTTACAATCGGATTGCTGCTAGGGTTACCTAATATTGATAAGGTTTCAGCAACGGTTTTGCCGGGTGGCGCAGGTGTTTCAGCTGCTTCCATTGAAGTCACCGTGAAAAATCCAGAGTCAAAACCAGTTAGCTCAGCAAAGGTTGTTGTTACTTCACCGAATTTACCGTTTCCATTACGAATTCAGTTAGATGGGAATGGATATGGCAAACTAGAAAATTTGCCAGTTGCAAATTATAACATCTACATCTCAGCTCCTGGGTATTTCAACGATACATATATTGGCGGTCAAGTTAGTGGTAACTATCAGCATGAAGTAACGTTGGAGCATAGGAGTGGTCAAGTTGAAATAATGAATTTTTATATTTATGACCCTTTTGAATACTCTTCTCTAGATCAAATTAAAGGGACTGTTTATTGGAGCACATACGGTACAATACCACAGGATAGCAAAATAAATATTAATTTTTTTGATAATAATAACACGGTAGTTGGTAATGTTTATTCTGGTATTAATCCTAATGCTAATATTTACACAGTGCCGGTTGGGATTTCCATCCCAGCGGGAGCGACAAGGATAGGCTTGGAGTTGCAGTCAGAATCATCTGTCTTGGCTCAGGTGACACGTCCGATTTGGAAATCATCCTTGTATTCGCCTGGTCAAGTACTTTTCAAGGATACTAATCCGGCCGGCGGAGTTATTGATGGAGTACTGAATTGGACTGGATCTGTGAATGAATCTCAAGTTACAGGCTACCGAGTTTTTTATCGTACCAAGAATGCACTAAATATAGAGCATCATTTGGGTGTTGTCGAAAAAAGGGCGGATAAAATTTATCAGTTTACTCTGCCAACGCTGCCAACAGATGTCGCAGAAATCGGAGTAGTAGTAAATAACAGCAATGGAGAAGAACCTGGAAGTTGGCCCATTCTATCCATGTATGATAATCGTTTATCGGATCCATTAACGTCTGTCCCTATAACATCCAATTTGCCTGTACCGAGGATTGTCGAAGGGCAGCTGAATTACCCGAAAGCAGGGAAAATAGCTGGTTGGTTAAGATGGGAAGTAACGTCAGATCGTAATATGCTTCTTCAACTAGCGGGTCAAACCATTTATTTTACCGATGCACATGGTACAAAATTACAACTGATCGGTTCTGCCTTTGAACCTCGTATCAATGATAATACTATGAATTATAACAGTCTAAATATTAACGAGCTTATCAGCATCCCGAATGGCGCAACGCAGATTGCGATATACTCTGTGCTAGAAAATGGCAAAGAGAATGACATACCAGCTTATTATCCGCTTCCCCCAACGATTCAATTCATTGATTGGGACGAGCACTATCGCAGTATCCGTGGACATATCACATGGAGTCAAGACAACGATGAGTCGAACATTAAGGCGTACTATGCTTATTTTACAGGGTATAATGTGATTCCGGTTGAAATAGGCCATGTACCTATAGGGGCACCATGGAGACTCTCTATACCTTCTTCTATCACGATTCCACAAGGAACAAATTTAATATCGATTTATACAATGGACTATAATAACCACTTGTCTCCTTATGGCTCACCGGTCTATATTTATGACAATACTACGTCTTATCAGGTACAAAATGCGCTTAAGCAAAAATACTTTACGGGAACTACAGCAATCGACATCGAACAGATCCTGCTAACTCTCAACAATCCGTCTAACCCTTTCTCCCAAATTAGTAAAGAGGACACAAAGCTCTTGTTATCACTCATTAAGCCGATTATGTCAGCTAACTAG
- a CDS encoding aldo/keto reductase has product MLKRTIGRLNYESSVVMFGAASLGNVTQEEADASISFALQHGVNHFDTAASYGDAEVRMGPLISQIRKDIFLATKTGQRTKKEAKEEIYRSLERMRVDSVDLLQLHAVGSMEELDRCTEKGGALEAALEAQAEGIVKEIGITGHGHDAPIVHLEALHRFPFATVLLPLNYYMYGLPEYREAFDALMEEANKQHAAVRVIKAIAKAPWAEGEKRPYSTWYEPFDQQQIIDACVHFVLSFPGVSGFASAGDIHLFPKIVDAVERYGSMNDEEAKRILSSISGYTSIFGAPTSIA; this is encoded by the coding sequence ATGTTGAAACGAACCATAGGTCGTTTGAATTACGAAAGCTCAGTCGTTATGTTTGGTGCAGCTAGTCTCGGGAATGTGACGCAAGAGGAAGCAGATGCATCCATCTCTTTTGCCTTGCAGCATGGGGTTAACCATTTTGATACAGCAGCCAGTTATGGGGATGCCGAAGTACGTATGGGTCCATTGATCAGTCAAATTCGCAAGGATATTTTCCTAGCTACGAAGACAGGGCAAAGAACGAAGAAGGAAGCGAAAGAAGAAATTTATCGCTCACTGGAACGGATGCGGGTTGATTCTGTAGACTTACTTCAACTGCATGCGGTAGGCTCTATGGAGGAGTTAGACCGCTGCACAGAGAAAGGTGGTGCTTTGGAGGCAGCCTTGGAAGCGCAAGCTGAAGGTATTGTTAAGGAAATTGGCATAACTGGACATGGGCATGATGCTCCGATTGTACATTTGGAAGCGTTACATCGATTTCCTTTCGCAACCGTGCTCCTGCCGCTCAATTATTATATGTATGGCTTGCCGGAATATCGGGAAGCTTTCGATGCACTCATGGAAGAAGCGAATAAGCAACATGCGGCTGTCAGAGTCATCAAAGCGATAGCTAAGGCACCATGGGCGGAAGGGGAGAAGCGTCCTTACTCGACATGGTATGAACCTTTTGACCAGCAGCAGATTATAGATGCTTGTGTGCATTTTGTGTTATCTTTCCCCGGTGTGAGCGGGTTCGCAAGCGCAGGAGACATTCATTTGTTTCCTAAAATTGTCGATGCCGTGGAGCGATATGGTTCCATGAACGATGAGGAAGCGAAGCGTATCCTGAGCAGCATCAGCGGATACACCAGTATTTTCGGAGCGCCGACCTCAATCGCTTAA
- a CDS encoding diguanylate cyclase — protein sequence MDNNLATGNYFSNESWDRLMKCRILIVDDEPHNLNILRIFLNSLHYEIITVEDGKEALSMVKETAPDLILLDVMMPDVTGFEICKQLIAQSDFDIPIIFLSANAQKEDILQGLRLGAIDYLTKPFDLDVLERKVEIALHQKAKVKNLKKDNKQLAKLVYVDALTGLYNRAYLDITIRMIKEGTKQFQAAMMVDMDYFKDINDNYGHLVGDQVLREVATIISSKISCEHDLAFRYGGDEYLVLLQNEANCVEIADSIIKAVDGLKVSLAPHKSQEFSVSIGLTKNFDPTSFDQIITQADSALLGAKNNGRHQIKIR from the coding sequence ATGGATAATAACTTAGCAACAGGCAACTATTTTAGTAATGAAAGCTGGGATAGATTAATGAAATGTCGCATTCTTATCGTCGATGACGAACCCCATAATTTAAATATACTTCGAATATTTTTAAATTCGTTACATTATGAAATCATCACGGTTGAGGATGGAAAAGAGGCTCTCTCTATGGTCAAAGAGACGGCACCTGATCTTATTTTGCTTGATGTGATGATGCCTGACGTGACTGGATTTGAAATATGTAAACAATTAATAGCTCAAAGCGATTTTGATATTCCGATTATTTTCTTATCTGCAAATGCACAGAAAGAAGATATTTTACAAGGACTACGCTTAGGAGCCATTGATTATTTGACCAAGCCATTCGATCTGGATGTGCTGGAACGAAAGGTTGAAATAGCCCTCCACCAAAAAGCGAAGGTTAAAAACCTGAAGAAAGACAATAAACAATTAGCCAAATTGGTTTATGTGGATGCGTTAACTGGTTTATATAATCGAGCATACCTGGATATTACCATTCGGATGATCAAAGAGGGAACCAAGCAATTTCAAGCCGCTATGATGGTGGATATGGATTATTTTAAGGACATTAATGATAACTATGGTCATTTGGTTGGGGATCAAGTTTTGAGGGAAGTTGCAACGATCATATCGTCGAAAATCTCTTGCGAGCATGATCTAGCCTTTCGGTATGGCGGGGACGAGTACTTGGTCTTACTCCAAAATGAGGCGAATTGTGTAGAAATTGCAGATAGCATTATTAAGGCTGTCGACGGTTTAAAGGTTAGTTTGGCACCGCATAAATCACAGGAATTTTCAGTGAGCATCGGGTTGACGAAAAATTTCGATCCTACCTCTTTTGATCAAATCATTACGCAAGCTGATTCTGCACTTCTCGGAGCCAAGAATAATGGAAGACATCAAATAAAGATTCGTTAA
- a CDS encoding HD-GYP domain-containing protein: MQNSLFFKNVINSDSIFESIGQLSDIAKKTIGCEHISLFLIDEKHQSTPASYSVNISTAVMEQLQQIVLQMQFFYRNPDGIHLSVHKAEGHIKNYLILSKYECIYGFHIKHGLSYGALLFSFPSDIQLTEDQLHLCNLIKLHMEQLIKKIQFRRQVLKQKAYENLFNTLRVKDSFTVDHCYNVAFYSTLLGAKVGVSETELERLKLGALLHDIGKIAIPDHILMKPGRLSDEEFNVIRQHPVFGYELLKDLPDVEHLLPIVKWHHERMDGRGYPDNLQGEDIPLLVRIVSIADAFDAMTSTRVYRDSLHVHEVREQLLIHAGQQFDEELVRIFLSIIDEQMQMNG, translated from the coding sequence ATGCAGAATTCATTGTTTTTTAAAAATGTGATAAATTCTGATTCCATCTTCGAATCGATCGGACAATTGAGTGATATCGCCAAGAAAACAATTGGCTGCGAGCATATCTCTCTCTTTCTTATAGATGAGAAACATCAGAGCACCCCAGCTTCTTATTCGGTTAATATTAGTACGGCAGTCATGGAACAGTTACAACAAATTGTGCTCCAAATGCAGTTTTTTTACCGAAATCCTGATGGAATACATTTGTCTGTACATAAGGCAGAAGGACATATAAAAAATTATCTTATATTGAGTAAATATGAGTGTATATACGGTTTTCATATCAAGCATGGTCTATCTTACGGGGCTTTATTATTCTCATTTCCTTCTGATATTCAACTTACGGAGGATCAATTGCATCTGTGCAATCTCATTAAACTGCATATGGAACAATTGATTAAAAAGATTCAATTCCGGAGACAAGTGCTGAAACAGAAAGCTTACGAGAATCTTTTTAATACGTTAAGGGTTAAAGATAGCTTTACGGTTGATCACTGTTATAATGTCGCTTTCTACTCTACTTTGCTTGGAGCTAAAGTGGGTGTAAGTGAGACTGAACTGGAACGCCTGAAGTTAGGGGCTCTTTTGCATGACATTGGTAAAATAGCAATTCCCGATCATATTTTGATGAAACCCGGGCGATTATCAGATGAAGAATTTAACGTCATTCGCCAACATCCTGTATTTGGCTATGAGCTGCTCAAAGATTTGCCGGATGTTGAGCACCTTCTGCCTATTGTAAAATGGCATCATGAACGCATGGATGGGAGAGGATATCCAGATAATCTGCAGGGTGAAGACATTCCCTTGCTTGTACGCATTGTAAGTATTGCAGATGCATTTGATGCGATGACTTCTACGAGAGTATACCGAGATTCGCTGCACGTGCATGAAGTCAGGGAACAGCTCCTTATTCACGCGGGCCAGCAGTTTGATGAGGAATTGGTGCGAATTTTCTTAAGTATCATCGATGAGCAGATGCAAATGAATGGATAA